GTCGGGAAGGTTCCATTGTTTTTCTTGTAGTTTCATGGATTGCATCAGGTCCGGATGGCATTTCGCCAGTGTATGGACAGATTATAGCCTACGTCGCAAAAACGGGCAACGTGGGTATGATATGATCATTGACTCTGCCGCCAACTCGTGGTATAAATTAGCACCATCTAAAACAATGGTTGATCCGCGTGCCAGGCGTTCCTGCCTGCTTTGGGTTGTGTGGAGCGTGCGGCGCAGCCGGGTGTTCAGGCTTGAGACTGACACTCGTTTTGAGAAAGGAACCGGGGCGACAAGATGCGACAGATTGATACCAGTGCCGAGCGTGAACAGCTGGAAAAGGAAAAGCTGGAAGTACTCGACGACATTGAACACATTCGCGAGTGGTTGCAGGGTGAAGTGGATGCAGATGTTGACGAGGGCGATCCTGACCTGGCGGAACGGGAGAAAAATCTTGCGCTGCTCGTGGCCATGGAACGGCGGCTCGAGTCCATCAATACTGCCCTGCGAGCCATCGAAAAAGGCCGCTACGGCATCTGCGAACGATGCGGCCAACAGATCGATCCCGCCCGGTTGGAAGTTCGACCCGATGCAATCATGTGCCTGGATTGCCAGCGCGAGATTGAGCGCATTGCCAAACGTTCATCCCACCAATACAGCCGTTGACATCACACCCTGGGATCGGAGAGAGTAAAGTGGCTGACGTTCACGTTTCCAACCATCCATTGATCAGACACAAGCTCACCTTGTTGCGCGATAAACGCACCGAGCCGAAGAAATTTCGCGAGCTGGTGCGGGAGTTGGCCATTCTACTGGCATATGAAGCTACGCAGGACCTGGGGGTATCCTCCGCCACCGTTGAGACTCCCATGGGCCTGGCAGATGGGCATGTACTGACCGAAAACATCGGTCTTGTACCGGTGCTGCGGGCCGGTCTCGGTATGGTCGAGGGAATCTGGGAGATGATGCCCTCCGCGGAGGTCTGGCACATCGGACTCTATCGCGATGAACGCACATTGCGTCCCGTCGAGTACTACAACAAGCTGCCGGTCGCGCCCACCGTTCAGGTTTGCCTGATCCTGGACCCGATGCTGGCGACCGGCGGATCGGCTTCCGCGACGGTCGATATCCTCAAGAAATGGGGCGCTCAGCGGATAAAGTTTGTGGGCATCATTGCTGCTCCCGAGGGCATTGAAAGGCTGTCCGGCGCCCATCCGGATGTGCCGATTCATCTGGCAGCGGTCGACGACCGGCTTAACGAGATCGGCTACATCGTGCCTGGCCTGGGCGATGCTGGCGACCGGCAGTTCGGGACCGGGTGATTGACTCCGCGCGATGCTTCGAGAAGTCAAATGGCTGAGATAAGTCACAAACGTCCCCCATGGAACGACTATTTCATGGGCATTACCTTTCAGGTCGCCAGGCGCAGTACCTGCGATCGAGCGCGGGTAGGAGCGATCGTCGTCAAGGACCGTCGGATACTCACCACGGGCTACAACGGATCGCCGGCCGGTTTACCCCATTGCGACGACATCGGTCATTTGATAGTGGATGGGCACTGTGTACGAACACTGCATGCCGAGCAAAATGCCATCATTCAGGGAGCTCAGCATGGGGTCACGCTGCGGGGCGGCACTCTCTACGTTACCCA
Above is a window of Chloroflexota bacterium DNA encoding:
- a CDS encoding TraR/DksA C4-type zinc finger protein, with the protein product MRQIDTSAEREQLEKEKLEVLDDIEHIREWLQGEVDADVDEGDPDLAEREKNLALLVAMERRLESINTALRAIEKGRYGICERCGQQIDPARLEVRPDAIMCLDCQREIERIAKRSSHQYSR
- the upp gene encoding uracil phosphoribosyltransferase: MADVHVSNHPLIRHKLTLLRDKRTEPKKFRELVRELAILLAYEATQDLGVSSATVETPMGLADGHVLTENIGLVPVLRAGLGMVEGIWEMMPSAEVWHIGLYRDERTLRPVEYYNKLPVAPTVQVCLILDPMLATGGSASATVDILKKWGAQRIKFVGIIAAPEGIERLSGAHPDVPIHLAAVDDRLNEIGYIVPGLGDAGDRQFGTG
- a CDS encoding cytidine/deoxycytidylate deaminase family protein is translated as MAEISHKRPPWNDYFMGITFQVARRSTCDRARVGAIVVKDRRILTTGYNGSPAGLPHCDDIGHLIVDGHCVRTLHAEQNAIIQGAQHGVTLRGGTLYVTHQPCLTCAKMIINAGLVRVVYAGHYPDENSVAFLAQAGVALQKYDGPVENSD